GGATATAGAAACAGGCTCTTTCCCTTCTCCCTCTAACTTCCCCCTCCCCGCCCccttcatcatcttcttcatccTACTTGACAAAATGCAGGGCCTCGGCCACCACCACGGAGCCTTTGCTGCTGTCAAGGCAGGTGACAAGCTTGAAGCCCGATCTCAGTGCTAGCATCACTGTCTCTAGTTTCAGACAGTCAAGTGTGCACAGGAATGTGCTGTCCTCCTTCAGAACGAGCCGCGAGCCAGGCTCCGACTTGATGAAGTGTCGGAACTGTATCACGTTGGATGACACCACAAATTCTTCCGGAAAGCCATCCAAGCGGCTCTTGGAGATCTGCACCAGCCGCCCTTTGACCTTGTCGATGAAGGCGGGGTCACTGCAGTACACCTTGAGGCCCTGCGACCTCTCGTGGCTATCCGTCACCTCCAGGAAGGCGGGTTCCCGCTGTGCCGCCCTCTGAGTTTCCCACTCGACCACAGCCTCCACCAGTTCAGTCAGGCGGTAAAAATCGGCCTCTCGTCGCAGGAGCCCCGCCTCCCGGAAGTCATCGGGCAGCTGGAGCTCTCCTGTTCGGAGGTAGTTGAGCACATGGCGAAAAACCGGACCATCTCTGTCGATGAAGGGGTTGCCCATGGAATCGGTGTGCTGGACCGCCTTCTTACCGTTGGCCACCTCCTCGAGAAACGAGCCCTGTTGCTTGGCAAGGGTGGTCCGGTGGGCCGTGTACAGGAACCCCCCTACGTTGAGGGTGATGGTGCCCGAGGAGGGCTTCTTGAAGCTCTTGCTGGGCTGCAGCAGGTC
This is a stretch of genomic DNA from Pelmatolapia mariae isolate MD_Pm_ZW linkage group LG16_19, Pm_UMD_F_2, whole genome shotgun sequence. It encodes these proteins:
- the kctd4 gene encoding BTB/POZ domain-containing protein KCTD4, producing MEWDLSRMESELRHINPDLLQPSKSFKKPSSGTITLNVGGFLYTAHRTTLAKQQGSFLEEVANGKKAVQHTDSMGNPFIDRDGPVFRHVLNYLRTGELQLPDDFREAGLLRREADFYRLTELVEAVVEWETQRAAQREPAFLEVTDSHERSQGLKVYCSDPAFIDKVKGRLVQISKSRLDGFPEEFVVSSNVIQFRHFIKSEPGSRLVLKEDSTFLCTLDCLKLETVMLALRSGFKLVTCLDSSKGSVVVAEALHFVK